AAATTTTGCGCCTTATGCTGGAGTCTGTATACATGAATAAAATTTTGCGGCTGGGCTTATTTTCTCGTAAAAAAATTTCTTGCTTTTATTGTCAGAAATATTCAAGTTATTATATAATCTCGCTTATCATGAGCAATTAAATAAATTTTCGAGGGAGACTCTATACATAACATAATGGCATTATTTGCGCAGGATAAAAATTTAGCTATGGAACTTGTTAGAGCAGCAGAATCCGCAGTAATAGCATCAGGCCGCTGTTTTGGACTCGGCGATAAAAACGAGGTCGACCGCACAGCACTTGAAGCAATGCGTAATGTTCTGAACGGTGCCGCAATGAAGGGCTTTATCGTAATAGGTGAATGCGGAAATCACGAAGTCGGAACAGGTGAAGGCCCCGAAATGGATATAGCATTAGCACCAATTGACGGAACCCGCTTAATGGCACAAGGTCAGGACGGCGCAATAAGTGTTATAGCAGCTGCTCCGCGTAATTCAATGTTCAATCCCGAAAATTTATTTTACTTGAATAAAATAGTAACAGGACCTGAAGCAGCAAATTATATTGACATTCAAGCACCTATCGAATTTAACGTAAGAATCACAGCAAAGGCAAAGGGTAAGGCCATTCATGAAACAACAGTAGTAATGCTTGACAGACCGCGAAATCATGAAATTCTCGAAAAAGTCCGTGCTATGGGAGCAAGAATAAGACTTATAAGTGACGGCGACGTTGCAGGCGCATTAATGACGAGTCTTCCCGGTCATGAGACGGCGGATTTATTACTGGGAATCGGCGGATCTCCTGAAGCAGTTATTACGGCTTGTGCTTTGAAATGTCTTGACGCTAATATGCAGTGTCAGCCCTATTTCAGAAATCAAGATGACGAAATCAAAGCAAAGGCAGGGGGACTCACTCGCGACACAGTTTTTACGATTGACGATTTAGTTAAGAGTGATAATGTTTTCTTTGCAGCGGCGGGAGGTTCTGACGGCGATTTATTGAAAGGTGTTCACTATCACGGAGCGCAAATCGAGACGAATTCACTTTGTATGAATGCGGGCACAATTAGATATATTTCTGCTGTATACTCACAAAAAAAATTAATGGAAATTAGCGAAAACTCAACAATCAGGGAGGAAAATTTTTTATAAATGAATTTATTATCTGCTTTAACATCGTGGCTGGTTGATACAATCGGCAAAATGGGTTACACGGGTATAATCTCGTTAATGTTTCTTGAATCGTCATTCTTTCCTTTCCCTAGTGAAGTAGTAATGCCGCCCGCCGGTTATTTAGCTTGGAAGGGTGAAATGTCTTTAACTCTTGTATTACTATCAGGAATCGCAGGGAGTTTACTGGGAGCATTATTTAATTATTGGCTTGCTGTCAAACTTGGCCGGCCGTTATTATTAAAATATGGAAAATATTTCTTTATCTCACAAGAGACTATAGACAAAGCGGAAAAATTTTTTAACACTCACGGACATATAAGCACGTTTGTATGTAGATTATTACCGGGTATTCGTCAGTATGTTTCATTGCCTGCGGGACTTGCAAGAATGCCGCTCAAACAATTTTGTATTTATACGGGACTCGGCGCGGGGATATGGGTATTTGTGCTGACTTTCGCGGGGTATTTACTCGGTGAACATCAGGAATTATTAAAGCAATATTTACACGTCATCACAATTTCATGTATAGCACTCGCAGTAATTGCAGGCTTAATATATTATTTCGTGATCAAAGCAAGGAAAAATAAATCATGAGCGGAATTTTAGGCGTAACTCTAAGAGGTATGGAAGCCCTCCCGGTTGAAGTTGAAGTAGAAATCACGAGGGGGCTTTTTGCTATATCAATTGTTGGAATGGCTGACGTTGCCGTGAAAGAATCCCGCGAAAGAGTCCGAGCTGCTTTGCGTTCCTTAGGGCTTGACTTAAGGGGGCGGGTCTCTGTGAATCTTGCTCCGGCTGATATTCCCAAAGAAGGCGCATTATTAGATTTACCCATTGCACTAGAAATGATTTTAGCGTTAGGAGCGTTAAAACAATGTCCAAAGGCTTTATACATGGGAGAATTAGCACTTGACGGCCGATTAAGACGTGTGAGGGGAGCAGTCCCCGCGGCATTTCTCGCTAAAAAAATGGGAGTCCCGTTATATATTCCCAGTGAGAACGCCGGAGAAGTCGCACTAGTTCAGGGTGTAGAAGCATATTGCGCTGATAATCTAGCAGAGTTAATTAACAGCTTACTCGGACATGAACAGCCCCGCCCATTGCCGCCCGTTTCGATTCCTGATTTGCCGGTAAATATTGACACAGATTTTGCGGACATTAAGGGGCAGGCTCAAGCAAGACGAGCCGCAGAAATCGCCGCAGCTGGTCATCATAATTTATTATTAGTCGGTTCGCCCGGAAGCGGCAAAACTTTAATAGCTAAGGCAATACGTGGAATTCTCCCGCCATTAACTGATGATGAACTTGTAGAGACTCTTTTAGTTCGCAGCACACTCGGAATGCCTATTAACTCAACCCGTGAAAGACCCTTCAGAACTGTACATTTTAGCGCAAGTACTGTATCAATCTGCGGAGGCGGGAATAATTTGCGGCCCGGTGAAGTCTCACTTGCTCATAGAGGCGTGTTATTTCTTGACGAGTATACGGAATTTAAACGCGATTTAAGGGAGAGTCTGCGAGCTCCCATTGAAGACGGATTTATAACAGTCAGCAGAGCAGCCGGAACAGTCGAATATCCTTCACGAGTCTTGCTTATTTTAGCCGCAAATCCATGTCCCTGCGGTTATGCCGGTGATCCCGTTATGACGTGTAAATGTTCAGCCGTTGATATTGAGAAATACGCGCGCAAATTATCAGGCCCGATTATAGACAGAGTCGACTTACAAGTTAATGTGCCTAGATTGACTCCTGATGAGCTGCTTTCATTTGATAATAACGGTAATCAGCCCGAGTCAAGTTCAGTTATTCGCGAAAGAGTTATTAAAGCTCGCAAAATTCAGCAAGAAAGATGGCGGGAATTCAATATAGTATGTAATGCGGAATTGCCGGAAAAACTCGTTAAAAAATTTCTGACTCTCCCTGATGACGCGCGTGATTTTCTCGTGAACATGGCCGCAAAATTGCATCTATCAGGGCGGGGACTAAGCAGGACTCTAAAAGTTTCGCGGACTATTGCGGATTTAGCAGGCGATGAGTCAATCCAGAAAAAACACGTTGCTGAGGCTTTAGTATTCAGACAAGGCTACGGAAGGAGATAAAATTATTATGCCAGCAAGAAAATTTATAGCATTATTTATAGCATTCTCATTTATTATAAATATAGCCGCATTCTCAGAAGCAGCAAAAAAACAAAAAATTGACGTATTCAAACTCGCAAAAAACGGGACTCTTTCTGAACTCAAGACAGCAGCAAAGAAGGGCGCAAATTTCAACGTAAGACGGCATTATGATGAATTCCCGGAGAATTATGACGACTCGGATTTAACAGCCCTTGACAGCTCGACTCCTTTATTCTGGGCGGTGGCATATAATCATAATAAGGGCGTAATAAAATTTTTAGTCTCTCAGGGACTCAACGTAAATGACTCATGCGGTGCAGGAAATTCATACAGCGCGAATCCCCTAGCATTTGCCGTAGATTCTGAAAATTTGCAGGCTGTCAGAGAATTAATCGAATCCGGCGCGAAAATACATGATAATGAAGTTATTGACGGTAATATGTTTATTACTCTCGCTGATAAAACGAGCAGCACAGCCAGATTAATTTTTGCTGAAATCCTGAAGGCCGGCGGAAATGTAAACGAACACTATGAGCCAGCACCCGACGAGAGAAAAATTTATACTTTGCCGCTTAATAAATGGACTTCAACAGATCCGACAGAAAATTTATTAGATAGTTTAGCTCATTATGAATGGGGGATTTTCCGGGCATCGTGTCCGGCCTTAATGTTTGCGGTTTTCTATGATAATCCCGTCATGATTGATTTATTGCTTGACTCGGGAGCAGACGCAAATATTATTAACGCAGAAGGACGCAAAGCACTTGATTATGCTATGATTAAGCCAATTAACAGCAAAATAAAACGCTCAAAATCTTTTAAACGTTTACAGGCAGCAACAAAGAAATAAATTTTTCATGACTCAATTTTTCACGAACGAACCCGAACGAGATTTATATACACGTTTTGCGAAAATTATTGACGACGGCACGCAATTTTTTGATATTCTTGTAGGCTATTTCAGGTCAAGCGGCTTTTTCCGGCTGTATAAATCACTTGAGAACGTACAAAATATTAGAATTCTCGTAGGACTCAATATCGACAGCAGGACTCAAGATTTATTAAAAAATTTCTCGCATGAAATAATAAACGAGTTCGATAATTCGGAGGTATCTTATAATATTGAAGACGGAGCGAAAAAATTTATATCGTGGCTCAAATCCGGAAAAATCCAAATGCGTTTATATCCTGATTCTAAAACTAGACTTCATGCAAAAGTTTATATACTCAGGCGGAATAATGGACTCAACAGCGTTATAACGGGATCCAGCAATTTTTCTGAAGCCGGCTTAATTGATAATATAGAATTCAACGTAGAATTAAACGATGAATCAGACGTAAAATTTGCGCTCGATAAATTTAATTCGTTATGGTCTCAAAGCATAGATATTAATAATATTTATATTGACACAGCAGAGAATCATACGTGGCTGCGTGATGATATTATGCCCTATGAAATTTATTTAAAGACTCTATATGAATTCTTTTATGACGAGATTAATTCAGACAAAGAAAATTTATCACTCTTTAACGGACGAATCCCCCGCGATTATATAAGACTTCAATATCAGATTGATGCGGTAATTCAGGCCAAGAAAATGCTTGAGTCTTATAACGGCGTATTTATTTCTGATG
This DNA window, taken from Synergistaceae bacterium, encodes the following:
- the glpX gene encoding class II fructose-bisphosphatase, translated to MALFAQDKNLAMELVRAAESAVIASGRCFGLGDKNEVDRTALEAMRNVLNGAAMKGFIVIGECGNHEVGTGEGPEMDIALAPIDGTRLMAQGQDGAISVIAAAPRNSMFNPENLFYLNKIVTGPEAANYIDIQAPIEFNVRITAKAKGKAIHETTVVMLDRPRNHEILEKVRAMGARIRLISDGDVAGALMTSLPGHETADLLLGIGGSPEAVITACALKCLDANMQCQPYFRNQDDEIKAKAGGLTRDTVFTIDDLVKSDNVFFAAAGGSDGDLLKGVHYHGAQIETNSLCMNAGTIRYISAVYSQKKLMEISENSTIREENFL
- a CDS encoding DedA family protein, translated to MNLLSALTSWLVDTIGKMGYTGIISLMFLESSFFPFPSEVVMPPAGYLAWKGEMSLTLVLLSGIAGSLLGALFNYWLAVKLGRPLLLKYGKYFFISQETIDKAEKFFNTHGHISTFVCRLLPGIRQYVSLPAGLARMPLKQFCIYTGLGAGIWVFVLTFAGYLLGEHQELLKQYLHVITISCIALAVIAGLIYYFVIKARKNKS
- a CDS encoding YifB family Mg chelatase-like AAA ATPase, with translation MSGILGVTLRGMEALPVEVEVEITRGLFAISIVGMADVAVKESRERVRAALRSLGLDLRGRVSVNLAPADIPKEGALLDLPIALEMILALGALKQCPKALYMGELALDGRLRRVRGAVPAAFLAKKMGVPLYIPSENAGEVALVQGVEAYCADNLAELINSLLGHEQPRPLPPVSIPDLPVNIDTDFADIKGQAQARRAAEIAAAGHHNLLLVGSPGSGKTLIAKAIRGILPPLTDDELVETLLVRSTLGMPINSTRERPFRTVHFSASTVSICGGGNNLRPGEVSLAHRGVLFLDEYTEFKRDLRESLRAPIEDGFITVSRAAGTVEYPSRVLLILAANPCPCGYAGDPVMTCKCSAVDIEKYARKLSGPIIDRVDLQVNVPRLTPDELLSFDNNGNQPESSSVIRERVIKARKIQQERWREFNIVCNAELPEKLVKKFLTLPDDARDFLVNMAAKLHLSGRGLSRTLKVSRTIADLAGDESIQKKHVAEALVFRQGYGRR
- a CDS encoding ankyrin repeat domain-containing protein, encoding MPARKFIALFIAFSFIINIAAFSEAAKKQKIDVFKLAKNGTLSELKTAAKKGANFNVRRHYDEFPENYDDSDLTALDSSTPLFWAVAYNHNKGVIKFLVSQGLNVNDSCGAGNSYSANPLAFAVDSENLQAVRELIESGAKIHDNEVIDGNMFITLADKTSSTARLIFAEILKAGGNVNEHYEPAPDERKIYTLPLNKWTSTDPTENLLDSLAHYEWGIFRASCPALMFAVFYDNPVMIDLLLDSGADANIINAEGRKALDYAMIKPINSKIKRSKSFKRLQAATKK